One window from the genome of Candidatus Atribacteria bacterium ADurb.Bin276 encodes:
- a CDS encoding Nitrogen regulatory protein P-II, which produces MDKCPDSREYELFCVIVNHGVGSKIIKFAKQHGISGATVILGKGTIKNHWLEALELYEIRREIVFVVAEKELGYSVMNEIEKKFDLKKPNHGIAFTFSLSNFLGARYCIFTKKVKREIGEKIMYNAVFVVVDKGQAESVIEAANSAGSRGGTIINARGSGIHETETLFSMAIEPEKEIVFIISKSDLTDPIVNKIREELKIDEPGKGIIFVLDVNKTYGLFNTK; this is translated from the coding sequence TGTTTTGTGTGATAGTGAACCATGGTGTTGGGAGTAAAATTATTAAATTTGCAAAACAGCATGGAATTAGCGGAGCAACGGTCATTTTGGGCAAGGGAACGATTAAAAATCATTGGTTGGAGGCCCTTGAGCTTTATGAAATAAGAAGAGAAATTGTGTTTGTTGTGGCAGAAAAAGAATTAGGATATTCGGTAATGAATGAAATCGAGAAAAAATTCGATTTAAAAAAACCCAACCATGGAATTGCTTTTACCTTCTCTTTAAGTAATTTTTTAGGGGCTCGATACTGCATATTTACCAAAAAGGTAAAAAGGGAGATTGGAGAAAAGATTATGTATAATGCGGTCTTTGTGGTTGTCGATAAGGGTCAAGCAGAATCGGTTATTGAAGCTGCCAATTCGGCAGGTTCTCGGGGAGGAACCATTATTAACGCCAGAGGTTCAGGAATTCATGAAACCGAAACCTTGTTTTCTATGGCCATTGAACCTGAAAAGGAAATTGTTTTTATTATTTCCAAAAGCGATCTCACCGATCCAATTGTTAATAAAATAAGAGAGGAACTCAAAATTGATGAACCAGGAAAAGGAATAATCTTCGTTCTCGATGTAAACAAAACC